A region of Lycium barbarum isolate Lr01 chromosome 1, ASM1917538v2, whole genome shotgun sequence DNA encodes the following proteins:
- the LOC132613021 gene encoding uncharacterized protein LOC132613021, which yields MLKVNVSSARTCHCGLIPRQFTSNPPANPGRKFNKSANRDKSCGYWKWDDEDFPDGAVIAINQLQLELEAAKGSINVLFMTLDQVKIKRDGLKDKVEAWEAMKNIEVNKAMKLEEKVLKIKMCIIMLCALIVGFAFAVMTK from the exons ATGTTGAAGGTTAATGTTTCGTCTGCGAGGACTTGCCATTGCGGGCTGATTCCTCGACAATTCACTTCAAACCCTCCTGCAAATCCCGGAAGGAAATTTAATAAGTCTGCTAATCGTGAT AAATCATGCGGTTATTGGAAATGGGATGATGAAGATTTTCCCGATGGTGCGGTTATTGCAATTAACCAACTACAGTTAGAATTGGAAGCGGCAAAAGGATCGATCAATGTTTTGTTTATGACGTTGGATCAAGTGAAGATCAAAAGGGATGGTTTGAAGGATAAAGTGGAAGCTTGGGAGGCCATGAAAAACATTGAAGTTAATAAAGCTATGAAGTTGGAAGAGAAGGTGTTGAAGATAAAGATGTGTATTATAATGTTATGTGCGTTAATTGTTGGATTTGCATTTGCGGTGATGACAAAATGA